A portion of the Hoplias malabaricus isolate fHopMal1 chromosome 1, fHopMal1.hap1, whole genome shotgun sequence genome contains these proteins:
- the gchfr gene encoding GTP cyclohydrolase 1 feedback regulatory protein isoform X2: MPYMLISTQIRLTGPTMVGDECSDPAMMSYLGATKTTMLGNNFSEYHVDEPPRLVLDKLEKLGYKVVTMTGVGQTLVWCLHKEATDF; this comes from the exons ATGCCTTACATGCTCATCAGCACTCAGATCCGCTTG ACTGGCCCCACCATGGTAGGAGATGAGTGCTCAGACCCTGCTATGATGAGCTATTTGGGAGCCACTAAAACCACCATGCTGGGAAACAACTT TTCAGAATACCATGTAGATGAACCCCCTCGGCTGGTCCTGGATAAACTGGAGAAGCTCGGCTATAAAGTTGTGACCATGACAGGTGTTGGTCAGACTCTGGTGTGGTGCCTTCACAAAGAAGCCACTGACTTTTGA
- the gchfr gene encoding GTP cyclohydrolase 1 feedback regulatory protein isoform X1, which translates to MPYMLISTQIRLETGPTMVGDECSDPAMMSYLGATKTTMLGNNFSEYHVDEPPRLVLDKLEKLGYKVVTMTGVGQTLVWCLHKEATDF; encoded by the exons ATGCCTTACATGCTCATCAGCACTCAGATCCGCTTG GAGACTGGCCCCACCATGGTAGGAGATGAGTGCTCAGACCCTGCTATGATGAGCTATTTGGGAGCCACTAAAACCACCATGCTGGGAAACAACTT TTCAGAATACCATGTAGATGAACCCCCTCGGCTGGTCCTGGATAAACTGGAGAAGCTCGGCTATAAAGTTGTGACCATGACAGGTGTTGGTCAGACTCTGGTGTGGTGCCTTCACAAAGAAGCCACTGACTTTTGA